A stretch of the Triplophysa dalaica isolate WHDGS20190420 chromosome 19, ASM1584641v1, whole genome shotgun sequence genome encodes the following:
- the LOC130408046 gene encoding T-cell surface glycoprotein CD8 alpha chain-like produces MYQIYTGFYVILAITQCLGGSTLTPKEGEQVTVNCVPSTSGTLVFWFRIKGDGPEYLFSSKNADTKDNVDAQKYLVVPSGDRVRLAIQSFNKKTDSGVYACAAMNNYKLIFGKHTIVNGEPDPTPPPSPKITPAPTKSKPAVATTPCACKKTESKNVLNCEMWILFSLSGGCGLLLILLVITILYCNRLRTRRCPHHYKRQPQNRPAGHTKLPNSNF; encoded by the exons ATGTATCAAATTTACACTggattttatgtgattttagCCATAACACAATGTCTGG ggGGATCAACACTCACCCCCAAAGAAGGAGAACAGGTTACAGTCAATTGTGTCCCCAGCACCTCCGGCACTTTGGTCTTCTGGTTTCGGATAAAAGGGGATGGCCCTGAGTATTTATTTTCTAGTAAAAACGCAGACACAAAAGATAATGTTGATGCTCAAAAATATTTAGTGGTGCCATCAGGTGATAGAGTGCGTTTGGCCATACAGTCGTTcaataaaaagacagacagTGGTGTGTACGCCTGTGCAGCGATGAACAACTACAAGCTTATTTTTGGCAAACACACTATTGTTAATGGTGAACCTG ATCCAACACCACCTCCATCTCCAAAAATTACTCCTGCACCGACTAAGTCAAAACCTGCCGTTGCTACGACACCGTGTGCATGCAAAAAAACAG AATCAAAGAATGTCCTGAACTGTGAGATGTGGATTTTATTTTCCTTGTCGGGTGGCTGTGGTCTTCTGCTCATTTTGCTGGTCATCACAATTTTGTACTGCAACC gTTTAAGAACAAGACGATGTCCCCACCATTACAAACGACA ACCTCAGAACAGACCTGCAGGACATACTAAACTGCCCAACAGCAACTTCTAG
- the LOC130407503 gene encoding T-cell surface glycoprotein CD8 alpha chain-like, with translation MYQIYTGFYVILAITQCLGGSTLTPKEGEQVTVNCVPSTSGTLVFWFRIKGDGPEYLFSSKNADTKDNVDAQKYLVVPSGDRVRLAIQSFNKKTDSGVYACAAMNNNKLIFGKHTIVNGEPDPTPPPSPKITPAPTKSKPAVATTPCACKITESKNVLNCEMWILFSLSGGCGLLLILLVITILYCNRLRTRRCPHHYKRQPQNRPAGHTKLPNSNF, from the exons ATGTATCAAATTTACACTggattttatgtgattttagCCATAACACAATGTCTGG ggGGATCAACACTCACCCCCAAAGAAGGAGAACAGGTTACAGTCAATTGTGTCCCCAGCACCTCCGGCACTTTGGTCTTCTGGTTTCGGATAAAAGGGGATGGCCCTGAGTATTTATTTTCTAGTAAAAACGCAGATACAAAAGATAATGTTGATGCTCAAAAATATTTAGTGGTGCCATCAGGTGATAGAGTGCGTTTGGCCATACAGTCGTTcaataaaaagacagacagTGGTGTGTACGCCTGTGCAGCGATGAACAACAACAAGCTTATTTTTGGCAAACACACTATTGTTAATGGTGAACCTG ATCCAACACCACCTCCATCTCCAAAAATTACTCCTGCACCGACTAAGTCAAAACCTGCCGTTGCTACGACACCGTGTGCATGCAAAATAACAG AATCAAAGAATGTCCTGAACTGTGAGATGTGGATTTTATTTTCCTTGTCGGGTGGCTGTGGTCTTCTGCTCATTTTGCTGGTCATCACAATTTTGTACTGCAACC gTTTAAGAACAAGACGATGCCCCCACCATTACAAACGACA ACCTCAGAACAGACCTGCAGGACATACTAAACTGCCCAACAGCAACTTCTAG